Proteins from a genomic interval of Amphiura filiformis chromosome 9, Afil_fr2py, whole genome shotgun sequence:
- the LOC140160436 gene encoding uncharacterized protein, with amino-acid sequence MNDGSDKRDLKIIDEDKDLGVQFDKTLTFGKHIGTIANKATRVVGVIKRTFDHMDEHVFKTLYKSMVHPHLEYANSVWSPYLKRDIDKLEKVQRRATKIVPSLRDIPYATRLLLLDLPTLENRRLRRDLIQVYKILHELQDIAVSKMFDMTRNVEGLRGHDLKINKQRCFSRLRQNCFSQRVCNVWNKLPAAVVHAQSTNIFKNGIDEFLTKHIDMFSFSVFSTGPNYVDIQINPALTSHIPPSIAFSTIALSYV; translated from the coding sequence ATGAATGATGGCAGTGATAAGAGAGACCTGAAGATAATTGATGAGGATAAAGATCTTGGAGTCCAGTTTGATAAGACACTGACCTTCGGTAAGCACATAGGAACAATAGCAAATAAGGCAACCAGAGTTGTTGGTGTGATTAAGAGAACTTTTGACCACATGGATGAGCATGTATTCAAGACACTATACAAGTCCATGGTTCATCCGCATTTGGAGTATGCGAATAGTGTATGGAGCCCCTACTTGAAGAGAGATATTGATAAACTTGAGAAAGTACAGCGGAGGGCAACGAAAATTGTACCATCACTACGTGATATACCATATGCTACAAGACTGCTTCTTTTGGATCTACCGACACTGGAGAATAGAAGACTTCGGAGAGATCTCATCCAAGTATACAAGATTCTGCATGAACTACAAGATATTGCAGTTTCGAAGATGTTTGATATGACGAGAAATGTAGAAGGCCTGAGAGGTCATGATCTGAAGATTAATAAGCAGAGATGTTTTTCGAGGTTACGGCAAAACTGCTTCTCACAGAGAGTGTGTAATGTGTGGAACAAACTCCCAGCAGCTGTTGTTCATGCCCAATCCACCAACATCTTCAAGAATGGTATTGATGAGTTTCTCACCAAACATATTGACATGTTTAGCTTCTCGGTTTTCAGCACAGGACCAAATTATGTGGACATCCAGATAAATCCTGCTCTCACATCACATATCCCTCCTTCCATTGCATTCAGTACTATTGCATTAAGTTATGTGTGA
- the LOC140161306 gene encoding uncharacterized protein, producing the protein MIMFLIFKGLLAVFLILVLIIIYDFNNRLKSKHHTFRTAFKQYLVIRIFRLFHGYIRKHLDKATTDIRSVQEKVLMDRLEESAETAYGQVFDFKNIGTREEYRHVHPLTRYNHYKSYVDSIAAGEKMILTKTQPHILAVSSGTSGKSSLIPMVKKQSIVFLTGGIMQTMDTMLEAFPGTRNLQKSLKFFYTPKEKKSDGGIPIGPGSSSPKSNKSMLDFYSTPVPAYDILTEREGLYVHLLFGLKDRQLGYLESNFVSMVHTAFVELEKKWPSLVQDIELGRVNPDLNIPDEVRSKLNALLTPDPTRAAELKAEFQKGFSGIALRIWPHLNLVLAVDSGSFDIYGTQMRNRYTKGLATYSPLYAATEGFIGVNLWPMEEPRKYLLHPKTMFFEFIPVEDSYDDQPDTLFLDELELGEMYELVITTSSGFFRYRFGDVIKVVDFYNACPVVEFMYRQGQLLNCRGERTPENAFYRALLTTIQGWDGPTLIDYCCAESVLLEGNSQKGQYPRYLIFLELEFDSGKPQLSEAQERQLDDNICQEVEMYGYSRVQGSIGAPDIHLVKPDAFQALRTFLLENTQASVNQFKVPRVLRLPMAVEFMMKQAI; encoded by the exons GCCTATTGGCAGTTTTTCTGATCCTGGTACTAATTATCATATATGACTTCAACAACCGACTCAAATCCAAACACCACACATTTCGCACAGCTTTCAAGCAGTACCTGGTGATCCGGATATTCCGTCTCTTTCATGGCTACATTCGAAAACATTTGGATAAAGCCACAACAGATATCCGGTCAGTGCAGGAAAAGGTTTTGATGGACAGGTTGGAAGAGTCAGCAGAGACAGCATATGGCCAAGTGTTTGATTTCAAGAATATTGGTACAAGAGAGGAGTATCGTCATGTTCATCCATTGACAAG ATACAACCACTACAAGTCTTATGTGGATAGTATTGCCGCTGGAGAGAAGATGATACTGACAAAAACCCAACCACACATCCTGGCTGTGTCATCTGGCACCTCAGGGAAGAGTAGTCTTATCCCAATGGTGAAAAAGCAGAGCATAGTGTTCCTTACTGGTGGTATCATGCAGACCATGGATACAATGTTAGAAGCATTCCCTGGAACTAGGAATCtacagaagagtctcaagtttTTCTATACACCAAAAGAGAAAAAGTCTGATGGTGGTATACCAATAGGACCAGGGTCATCATCACCAAAATCAAACAAAT CTATGCTAGATTTTTACAGTACTCCTGTACCAGCCTATGACATCTTGACGGAGAGAGAAGGTCTCTATGTTCATCTTCTATTTGGTCTTAAGGATAGACAGCTAGGTTATCTGGAATCTAACTTTGTCTCCATGGTACACACTGCCTTTGTAGAACTGGAAAAGAAATGGCCTAGCCTGGTTCAAGACATTGAGCTAGGTCGTGTCAATCCTGACCTGAACATTCCTGATGAAGTACGCAGCAAATTGAATGCTCTCCTGACACCTGACCCAACCAGAGCAGCAGAATTGAAGGCTGAATTTCAAAAAGGGTTTTCAGGAATTGCGCTTCGTATCTGGCCACATCTGAATTTAGTTTTGGCTGTTGATTCAGGCTCATTTGATATCTATGGGACACAGATGAGGAACCGGTACACTAAAG GTTTAGCAACCTACTCTCCACTGTACGCTGCTACTGAAGGCTTTATAGGAGTCAATTTGTGGCCTATGGAGGAACCAAGGAAGTATCTTCTGCATCCGAAAACCATGTTCTTTGAATTTATTCCAGTAGAGGACAG CTATGATGACCAACCTGATACGTTATTCTTAGATGAGTTAGAATTAGGTGAGATGTATGAGCTTGTTATCACTACCAGCAGTGGCTTCTTCCGGTATCGCTTTGGTGATGTCATCAAGGTTGTTGACTTCTATAATGCTTGTCCTGTTGTTGAGTTTATGTACAG GCAAGGGCAGTTGTTGAATTGTCGTGGAGAGAGGACACCAGAGAATGCTTTCTATAGAGCCTTGTTAACAACAATCCAAGGATGGGATGGACCAACACTCATTGATTACTGCTGTGCTGAAAGTGTCTTACTGGAAGGAAACA GTCAGAAAGGTCAATATCCACGTTACCTGATCTTCTTGGAGTTAGAATTTGATTCTGGAAAACCACAACTTAGTGAAGCACAGGAAAGACAG cTCGATGACAACATTTGTCAAGAAGTTGAGATGTATGGTTACTCTCGCGTCCAAGGCAGCATAGGTGCACCAGACATTCACTTAGTTAAACCAGATGCATTCCAAGCATTAAGGACATTCCTCTTAGAGAACACACAAGCTTCTGTAAATCAATTTAAAGTACCCAGAGTATTACGACTACCGATGGCAGTTGAGTTTATGATGAAGCAGGCCATATAA